A DNA window from Canis lupus dingo isolate Sandy chromosome 2, ASM325472v2, whole genome shotgun sequence contains the following coding sequences:
- the CATSPER4 gene encoding cation channel sperm-associated protein 4 isoform X2, protein MIDSQKKWWQQWTDTNVKPFNIMRATHEPYAWPEEQVLINRQDIMSTKDAWDIQEFITRMYVKQLLRHPAFQFLLALLLVVNAITIALRTNSFLGQKHYELFSTIDDIVLTILICEVLLGWLNGFWIFWKDGWNILNFLIIFILLLGFFINELNVIAITYTLRALRLVHVCMAVEPLARIIRVILQSVPDMANIMTLILFFMLVFSVFGVTLFGAFLPMHFQNMQVALYTLFICITQDGWVDIYNDFQIETREYAMEIGGAIYFATFITIGAFIGINLLVVVVTTNLEQMMKAGEHGKLCQINFNERGREVEDGRNELPLVHCVVARLEMSGLPLEPFSGGNLSNLSENTCDNFCLVLEAIQENLMQYKEIRDELNT, encoded by the exons ATGATAGACAGCCAAAAGAAGTGGTGGCAGCAGTGGACTGACACCAATGTTAAACCTTTTAATATCATG AGGGCCACTCATGAGCCCTACGCCTGGCCTGAGGAGCAAGTGCTCATCAACCGCCAAGACATCATGAGCACAAAG gATGCCTGGGACATACAGGAGTTCATCACTCGCATGTATGTCAAGCAGCTGCTTCGACACCCGGCCTTCCAGTTCCTGCTGGCCTTGCTGCTGGTGGTCAACGCCATCACCATTGCTCTGCGCACCAACTCCTTCCTTGGCCAG AAACACTATGAGTTGTTCTCTACCATAGATGACATTGTGCTGACCATCCTTATCTGTGAGGTTCTCCTCGGCTGGCTAAATGGCTTCTGGATTTTCTGGAAG gaCGGCTGGAACATCCTCAACTTCCTTATCATCTTTATCTTGCTCCTGGGGTTCTTCATTAATGAACTCAATGTCATCGCTATCACCTATACCCTCAG GGCGCTTCGTCTGGTACATGTATGCATGGCGGTGGAGCCTCTGGCCCGGATCATCCGTGTCATCCTGCAGTCGGTGCCTGATATGGCCAATATCATGACCCTCATCCTTTTCTTCATGCTG GTGTTTTCTGTGTTTGGGGTCACCCTCTTTGGTGCGTTTCTGCCCATGCACTTCCAGAACATGCAGGTTGCCCTGTATACCCTCTTCATCTGCATCACTCAGGATGGTTGGGTGGACATCTACAATGACTTTCA GATAGAGACAAGAGAGTATGCAATGGAGATTGGGGGCGCCATCTACTTTGCCACCTTCATCACCATCGGTGCCTTCATTGGCATCAACTTATTGGTCGTTGTGGTGACCACGAATCTGGAGCAAATGATGAAGGCAGGAGAGCACGGGAAATTGTGTCAAATAAACTTCAATGAG agaggcagggaggtggaggaTGGAAGAAACGAGTTGCCACTGGTACACTGTGTGGTCGCCCGTTTGGAGATGTCTGGCCTCCCTCTGGAGCCATTTTCGGGGGGCAACCTATCTAACCTCTCAGAAAACACCTGTGACAACTTTTGTTTGGTGCTCGAGGCAATACAGGAGAACTTGATGCAGTACAAGGAGATTCGAGATGAGCTCAACACGTAG
- the CATSPER4 gene encoding cation channel sperm-associated protein 4 isoform X1 has translation MIDSQKKWWQQWTDTNVKPFNIMRATHEPYAWPEEQVLINRQDIMSTKDAWDIQEFITRMYVKQLLRHPAFQFLLALLLVVNAITIALRTNSFLGQKHYELFSTIDDIVLTILICEVLLGWLNGFWIFWKDGWNILNFLIIFILLLGFFINELNVIAITYTLRALRLVHVCMAVEPLARIIRVILQSVPDMANIMTLILFFMLVFSVFGVTLFGAFLPMHFQNMQVALYTLFICITQDGWVDIYNDFQIETREYAMEIGGAIYFATFITIGAFIGINLLVVVVTTNLEQMMKAGEHGKLCQINFNERGREVEDGRNELPLVHCVVARLEMSGLPLEPFSGGNLSNLSENTCDNFCLVLEAIQENLMQYKEIRDELNTIVEEVRSIRFNQEQEEELMHKHLSLNASVESGSSLDIRDMTCQQDLITALINREKVQESNPNILLNKHKTSR, from the exons ATGATAGACAGCCAAAAGAAGTGGTGGCAGCAGTGGACTGACACCAATGTTAAACCTTTTAATATCATG AGGGCCACTCATGAGCCCTACGCCTGGCCTGAGGAGCAAGTGCTCATCAACCGCCAAGACATCATGAGCACAAAG gATGCCTGGGACATACAGGAGTTCATCACTCGCATGTATGTCAAGCAGCTGCTTCGACACCCGGCCTTCCAGTTCCTGCTGGCCTTGCTGCTGGTGGTCAACGCCATCACCATTGCTCTGCGCACCAACTCCTTCCTTGGCCAG AAACACTATGAGTTGTTCTCTACCATAGATGACATTGTGCTGACCATCCTTATCTGTGAGGTTCTCCTCGGCTGGCTAAATGGCTTCTGGATTTTCTGGAAG gaCGGCTGGAACATCCTCAACTTCCTTATCATCTTTATCTTGCTCCTGGGGTTCTTCATTAATGAACTCAATGTCATCGCTATCACCTATACCCTCAG GGCGCTTCGTCTGGTACATGTATGCATGGCGGTGGAGCCTCTGGCCCGGATCATCCGTGTCATCCTGCAGTCGGTGCCTGATATGGCCAATATCATGACCCTCATCCTTTTCTTCATGCTG GTGTTTTCTGTGTTTGGGGTCACCCTCTTTGGTGCGTTTCTGCCCATGCACTTCCAGAACATGCAGGTTGCCCTGTATACCCTCTTCATCTGCATCACTCAGGATGGTTGGGTGGACATCTACAATGACTTTCA GATAGAGACAAGAGAGTATGCAATGGAGATTGGGGGCGCCATCTACTTTGCCACCTTCATCACCATCGGTGCCTTCATTGGCATCAACTTATTGGTCGTTGTGGTGACCACGAATCTGGAGCAAATGATGAAGGCAGGAGAGCACGGGAAATTGTGTCAAATAAACTTCAATGAG agaggcagggaggtggaggaTGGAAGAAACGAGTTGCCACTGGTACACTGTGTGGTCGCCCGTTTGGAGATGTCTGGCCTCCCTCTGGAGCCATTTTCGGGGGGCAACCTATCTAACCTCTCAGAAAACACCTGTGACAACTTTTGTTTGGTGCTCGAGGCAATACAGGAGAACTTGATGCAGTACAAGGAGATTCGAGATGAGCTCAACAC GATAGTGGAGGAGGTACGCTCCATCCGCTTCaaccaggagcaggaggaggagctgaTGCACAAGCACTTGTCATTGAACGCGTCGGTGGAGAGCGGGTCCTCCCTGGACATCCGCGACATGACCTGCCAGCAAGACTTGATCACTGCGCTCATCAATAGGGAAAAG GTTCAGGAATCCAACCCGAACATACTCCTTAACAAACACAAGACTAGCCGATGA
- the CNKSR1 gene encoding connector enhancer of kinase suppressor of ras 1 isoform X3: MRELLREPAGATLVLKKVPVPKTPPQTSPQPLGSPQQTVPSPPSPARPPLSPSTPSEDIFAFDLTSNPRPGPSTAWTDSTSLDLESLPIPPASPATLPAGVADTQKPPEHPDKSPVPGRKKSKGVATRLSRRRVSCRELGQPDCDGWLLLRKVPGGFMGPRWRRCWFVLKRHTLYWYHQPQDEKAEGLINVSNYSLESGQDQKKKYVFQLTHDVYKPFIFAADTLEDLSMWVRHLITCISKYQSPRRASLPREEDCYSETEAEDPDDDAGSRSASPCPAQVWGPLHGDTSPAATPTQGSPRTSFGSPTDNSEGALEGMVRGLRQGGVSLLGQPQPLTQEQWRSSFMRRNRDPQQNELVHRVRALQSTLKAKLQELQALEEVLGDPELTGEKFRQWKEQNQDLYLESLGAGAVVQAEGPSQVLSSDPREQPSHPLPSDPEEQSHLCPRTPESNFQPPDL; the protein is encoded by the exons ATGAGGGAGCTGCTGCGGGAGCCAGCCGGGGCCACCTTAGTGCTGAAGAAGGTCCCGGTGCCAAAGACCCCTCCACAG ACCTCTCCTCAACCCCTGGGCTCTCCACAGCAGACAGTCCCCTCACCCCCCTCACCGGCTCGCCCCCCACTGTCTCCCAG CACCCCATCTGAAGACATCTTTGCCTTTGACCTGACTTCAAACCCAAGGCCTGGACCCAGCACTGCCTGGACAG ACTCTACCTCCCTCGACCTTGAGTCCCTGCCCATTCCCCCTGCATCCCCAGCCACACTCCCAGCAGGAGTAGCAGATACTCAGAAGCCCCCAGAACACCCTGACAAG AGTCCTGTTCCTGGTCGGAAGAAATCAAAAG GCGTGGCGACTCGACTGAGTCGCAGGCGGGTGTCCTGCCGGGAACTGGGCCAGCCAGACTGTGACGGCTGGCTCCTGCTGCGCAAGGTGCCTGGTGGCTTCATGGGCCCGCGCTGGCGCCGCTGCTGGTTTGTGCTCAAGAGACACACGCTTTACTGGTACCACCAGCCCCAG GATGAGAAGGCTGAAGGTCTCATCAATGTTTCCAACTACAGTCTGGAAAGCGGTCAggatcagaagaaaaaata TGTGTTCCAGCTCACCCATGACGTGTACAAACCCTTCATTTTCGCTGCTGACACCCTGGAGGATCTGAGCAT GTGGGTGCGCCATCTAATTACCTGCATTTCCAAGTACCAGTCTCCACGCCGGGCCTCCCTGCCCCGAGAAGAAG ACTGCTACAGTGAGACAGAAGCAGAAGACCCTGACGATGATGCTGGGTCCCGATCAGCCTCG ccctgcccagcccaaGTCTGGGGTCCGCTCCATGGAGACACATCACCTGCAGCTACCCCGACGCAGGGCAGTCCACGGACATCCTTTGGCTCACCAACAG acAACAGTGAAGGGGCGCTGGAAGGAATGGTGCGGGGGCTGAGGCAGGGTGGCGTGTCCCTCCTGGGCCAGCCGCAGCCCCTCACTCAGGAACAATGGCGGAGCTCTTTCATGCGGCGCAACCGAGACCCCCAGCAAAATGAGCTAGTGCACCGCGTACGAGCACTACAGAGCACACTCAAG GCAAAGCTGCAGGAGCTTCAGGCTTTGGAGGAAGTGCTGGGTGACCCCGAGCTGACAGGAGAGAAGTTCCGACAGTGGAAGGAGCAGAACCAAGATCTCTACTTGGAGAGCCTGGGGGCCGGGGCAGTGGTGCAAGCTGAAGGCCCCTCCCAAGTCCTGAGCTCTGACCCCAGAGAACAGccttcccaccccctgccctctgaCCCTGAGGAGCAGTCCCATCTCTGCCCCCGGACCCCAGAGAGCAACTTCCAGCCTCCTGACCTCTGA